In one Acidimicrobiales bacterium genomic region, the following are encoded:
- a CDS encoding nuclear transport factor 2 family protein: MHTVDPVLDLMDRFTAALNSHDLDATMALVADDIVFESTSPPPDGTRYEGRDAVGQIWAEILAATPQARFSVEEQFSDGSGRAVVRWRYDWADGHVRGVDIVRVRNGQLAESLAYVKG, translated from the coding sequence ATGCACACTGTTGATCCTGTCCTTGATCTGATGGACCGCTTCACCGCCGCCCTCAACTCCCATGACCTTGATGCCACCATGGCCCTCGTCGCCGACGACATCGTCTTCGAGTCCACCTCGCCACCCCCCGACGGCACCCGCTATGAAGGGCGGGACGCGGTGGGCCAGATCTGGGCAGAGATACTGGCTGCGACGCCCCAGGCCCGGTTTTCTGTCGAAGAGCAGTTCTCCGACGGCTCGGGACGCGCCGTCGTGCGATGGCGCTACGACTGGGCCGACGGACACGTGCGTGGCGTCGATATTGTCCGGGTCCGAAATGGCCAGCTAGCAGAAAGCCT